The Ipomoea triloba cultivar NCNSP0323 chromosome 13, ASM357664v1 genomic interval GATGGAAAACACCAGCCCCACCCCGATTCGTTGCAGCGGAGATAGGCCCTGCGGGTTCTTCAAGACTCGGCGGCAAACGGGCACGACGGCGCGGTCGTAGAACGCGACGGTGAGCAGGATGCTCCCGACGAAGAAGACGGTCAGCGATGCCGCCGGGATCTCGAACGACTTGCCGATGCGGCGGTCCATGGTGGTGGCTTGCGACACGGAAAACGTCGTCATTTGAGCGTAGACGGTCCAAAACATTATGGTCGTTGCCCACGTGGGTAACATTCTGATCACTTGTTTCACTTCTTCCACGTCTGTTAACGTTGCCACTGTCCATTTGTTGCCTTCACTTGCTTCTCCCTCCTTGATTGCAGCCTTGTCCAAGAACCTAAAAATCAAAACACACCAAATTCAATTCCATCATTTTAATTTCGAGCTTTCATTTACACTTTTATCCACTATTATTTCtttcactttaattttatttagcTTCACAACTTTGGGCAAGGGTAAAGTTGAAAcacaaaagaaaggaaaaaagaacCATTAATGCTAAACGCTGCTCAAAGTAGCGATTCAATTTAGGGTTTTCAATAGTAATCCACTGAGTAAATGAGTTGTTAACCAAACATTTTCTTCAGCAACCGCTAAAGATGGTCAAATTTGTCAAAAAATGATGGATCAGTTAATAACCAAAGATGCCCTTTAATTTTCTTACAACTTTTAATAATCAATTAAGGGTGTGTCTAGTTctcacatgagaatcggaaaagaaatgggtatcaaatatttggtaatggtaatgggttttggtgaaagtattttgcatgtttggtagtagggtggaatggaaatgattattaatagttggggaagagaAGGAGGAAGGGAAACGAAACCCTAATTTTATTAGATAGGGAATAAGTTTTGTAATTAATGGGATAATCAAAACTCAttgtagtgttctaaaaacttataaaccaaacaataataatgactttGATAACCATTTTTGATAGctaaacatgtcaaccaaacacaccctaaaatgaTGGTGAATATTTTAGTGTAACGTACAGATGTAAAGTGAAGTGGGAAGTTCATGCATGCAGAAGATGACAGAAGAGGACGTGAATATCTATTATGAGACAGACTGGCAACCAGATCAGAAGCTCtcgtgatatataattgattccATTAATGCACTGTAATCTGTCTTCCTGCCTGCTACTTCATGCATTATATATCtatcttcaatttttaaattatatatggaGTATCAATTTAACAATTTTCTTGTTGGGAAACAGTGAAACAATCAAaccaagaaatttttttttagaaaaaaaaaaagaaagaaaaaaaccaCCTGTGAATTAGTACAATATTATCTTTTGTCTCCTAACTCACTCCCTTTTTAAACTCTCACAAAAAATATCTTAAAAATCGTGTTAACATGTACAAATTTCGacaaatattcatatatattttggttACTGCAAGATCACTATACTATAGTATATCAATATAAAAACGTATGCCTTTATAAGAGATCTTTTAGTGTAAATGACATAAATGTACGACTCTTAAAAATGCTATTGCTCGTAagacgagtcgggtcaagatgaaaatataatatttatattgaaaaacgTAATACTTTATCTAGAATAgagtgtttattacttatattgaaaaaatgtaatatttttaaagaaaaatataatacttttagataataattttaaagtattacactttctcatagaaaacagagaaagcatgatATATTTAGAGCAAATGGtatatttaattagtaataaagaaattaactttttattcAACCAGGAAAAAGGCTCAATCAGCAAACAATTATTGTGTTTGTGGATGCGCAGGTAAGCAGCCTTGACCTTAGAGTATCAGACAACTGGCCTTACCATTAATTGCTGcaataattattaaaactaTGTGTATGTGGCAGTACGAGAATCACGTGATAAAATCCCAAAAAGGAGATTAAGTGCGTAATCATTAAGAACCAATCACCATAGAtatctttttttgaaaatcatcaTAGATAtctaaaataagtaaataacaaagaaaaatagCGTATTTTGTGGATATGTAAATTAAGTTACTCACTTTTGGTCCAAGTGACTTTTTgtgtcaaattatttaaattaagttCCTCGGTTTTGATTCATGTGACTTTTTTATTTTGCCCGTCTAAAACAGGTATAGGCTCTAATTTCATTTACCTTATTGTTAATTGTAGTCTTCCCCATCCTACAAAATGTTAGAGTGGTCCACCCCATTTCCAAGTTCCAACTAAAAAATGTGAGAATCAGTCAATTTCTACTCCATTTGGACTAATTCTTATTATAGTTGGGATGAAGTGTGtcagttaaaatattttttaataaggaAGAACGTTGTGCAAATGACCAAAAAagatattatcaaataattcgTCACGcatcttttttattaattagttaataattttgttaggcgtttaattaaaaatatcactTGAGCAAAAACTAACACATTAATTTTATACCTCAATaatttagataataattttataccaCATATATAACTTAATgactaaaatataatttcttcaaataattaataaatatatagtatCAGTAACGATTTAACTTTTTAGTTAAGATGAAAGACACATTTCAAGCTATAGATAATTGAAATTATTAGATATTCTagatgcaataataataataaaaaaacatgtGCATGTTAGATGTTGAGTGTTGACCAAAGACATCATGTTTCTTACTCATGTGGGAACGAGCATATGTCTGATGTAGTCATGTAATCCTTAGGTTTAAACCGGGGAGGTTCATTCTAGTACGCACTCCTACAGTCCTACGTGcaatattttctttgtttgattGGATTTTTGTTGCCCAAAATCTTATATTACTATACTTTGACTATAGCTGGCAATATTTTTGGGATCTGATTGGGTGAATGGGTGGCCCTAGCTCGTTTATTGGTGGAGTGTAGTTATCAAATATGACAAacttgtaataattatataagcCACAACAATGACGGTttaacaaaatagtaaaaagaatttataacttttgacataagCTAAAGAATTTGTCGATATTTATTGAGTGTTAATAGAACGTAACTTTCTTTAGAAAAATAGCATTAGGATGACAACGAcgataataatactaataataacttaataattatgTGCCACActtatattatacggagtaataaatatattcacTATCAATCTAATAATTGATGCATATAGATTTATCTGGCCATTGCCTAGTATAATATAGTCCACAAACTATGCATGAAAGGTAAATCGAGATAAGTCGTATTAGGAAGTGTGATGGCTCAACGTCTCTACTAAGAAGGTTGATAAGAATCGAACTTGTTACCTTTTAAGTAGAAGAATCATACCCACCTATTTGGTCATCCTTTTAGAACTCTTTACACAAATTTTGTTAGTAAGTCGGGTTGGATATTGATATAAAtcgggtgtatatatatatatgtgtgtgtgtgttatttttattattttgatacTATTAGCACGGGTACTAATATAGTatatgatataattaattagataactATAAATGACTATCCCAACCAAGAAATCCCTAAATCTTATGTAGTtatgttatttttaagggtCACAATTATATGAGAACGTCTCAGGTGTCCTTATCCATCTTTGAAACGGATcctgaaaatgtaatacttatatgttgATCTGATCCGTCTCACAAACAAGAATGTTTAATGATTTTATTGGTAATATCAATTAGTTTAGTATGACATAAGatataagtataaaaaatattttcttaattaaggATGGGAAAGGAAACTCACCGGAACTGTTTGCTGTGCGGCAACTTTTGCTTCTTCTTGCTTGCATGGTCGCCGGCGATATCGTCGGTATTGAAGAGAAGAGAGGGATCCGACGGCAAGTCCAAGTCCCTCTTCCTCCACGCCGCCACGAACACCGACGCCACCTGCGTCAGCGGACTCCCCACCAGCTTCTTGAAACGGTACCGTTTCGTCCCCGACAGGAACACGAGAAGCGCCGCCACGATGGCGCAGGCGCAAATGCCGTACCCCCATCTCCGCCCGAGGCTGTCCTGGATGTACACCAGCACGGTCACGGCGGCCAGGGATCCGAcgttgatgaagaagaagaaccagTTGAAGAACTTCACCATTTGGCCCCGCTCCTTCTTGTCGGTCTCGTCGAACTGGTCCGACCCGAACCCAGACACGCTGGACTTCAGGCCGCCGGTGCCCAGCGCCGTCAGGTAAAGGGCCGCGTACAGGACAAGCAGCTGTGCGCCGCTCGCCGGAATACATGCCGGGCTTCCCCGTTCACACTTTGGAGGCCTTAGGCTTGGTATTATTGTTGAGATGGTCAAAATGGTCACACCCTAATCACCCATACATAAATAGTAATTAAAAAGCTTGCAATCAAgaataaaagtgtaattaaagaaaggaaaattctaTTTCTTCCAATTCCCTTCTAAATTCCACCCCTAAAATTATGTGACTTCTATCTGTTGGGCAGGAAGAAAGGCAAAGTCTAGCATTTAGTGGTTGAGAGATTGTTGGGTACGGTGGATCGCCCAGAGGGAGATTGTTTGAAACACCCGTTGGTTGGGAGATTATTGGGCGGAGACCCATAAAGCACCAGTTGGTTGGGAGATTATTGGGCGGAGACCCATAAAGACCAAGTCCAAGACCCATGTCTCAAAAATGTGTGTGAGTATAAGAATTGGGCGGAGACCCATAAAGACCAAGTCCAAGAAAATAAAGTTCAACTTTCGCTTCTAGGTACAACCTAACCCAGGATGCTCTATACCCAAAGCCAAGGATTGAACCCTTGACTTTTGATTAAAGATGAATGAgtcccttccactcaaccacaccctctAGATTAATAGTAAGTCCTTGATACTAACACTATTTATTGAGTATCATTGATTGACCCCGCCCACTactaattaaaagtatattttagTTACCAATCACGCGGGATGTCTTGGTTTCAGGACTCTCTAGCAttagaaattataataatagaaaaaaacaGAGATAGTAAAAGAGATGGGCGGTTTAATTTCTAGGAACTCACCGTCGCTTGAACAGTGGTAAAGATGGCGATTGTGAAGTACctaaattcattattttttaggAAGAATAAAAAAGGTTAAAAATCAATTCCAGATAGttggagaggagaggagaggagaggagaggagaaagaaataaaaaaccTTCCGAGGAAAGTGTCAGCAATGAAGCCACCAAGGAGGGTGAGCATGAAGGAAGTTCCAAGAAAGTTAGTGACGTTATTGGCGGCGTTAGCATTCCCTAAATGCATGGTCCCCGTCAAGTAGGTCACAAGGTTGACGGCGATTCCCAACGTCGTCAACCTCTCACAAGCCTCAACCCCTTTAcgtacaaacaaacaaataacaatCACATAAAAACAGGGaataattgaattaaataagaaaatggGTTTATTTATTTTGGCAGTAAATAAATGGAtcggaagaggaagaggaagagatcCAGACCCAAAATCATGGCGGCGCTGCTCCAGCCGCCGGAGGAGGAGCGGAGGGCGGGGCGGCCATGGAAGTCCCAGGCATCTGGGAGGATTTTTGCTTCATTTTCTGTTTGAGGTAATGCCATTATCAACAATCTAAGGCTAAGTTTTAATGGAGAGGGAATAAGAGTGGTGATATATGGTTGAAGAAGCTCATGCAGATTCAATTCATCCAAGCTAAGGAGCAGCCTTTTATAATGGTGGCCTAGCTTGGGCCCGGAGATGAAGAGGGGGGAAGGGGTTGAAGGCTACCTTTTATTCTATTATTAACATTATAAAAGATAACATTATAAAAGATTCAATTATTGTGTGGAAAATGGGG includes:
- the LOC116002316 gene encoding protein NRT1/ PTR FAMILY 6.3-like, giving the protein MALPQTENEAKILPDAWDFHGRPALRSSSGGWSSAAMILGVEACERLTTLGIAVNLVTYLTGTMHLGNANAANNVTNFLGTSFMLTLLGGFIADTFLGRYFTIAIFTTVQATGVTILTISTIIPSLRPPKCERGSPACIPASGAQLLVLYAALYLTALGTGGLKSSVSGFGSDQFDETDKKERGQMVKFFNWFFFFINVGSLAAVTVLVYIQDSLGRRWGYGICACAIVAALLVFLSGTKRYRFKKLVGSPLTQVASVFVAAWRKRDLDLPSDPSLLFNTDDIAGDHASKKKQKLPHSKQFRFLDKAAIKEGEASEGNKWTVATLTDVEEVKQVIRMLPTWATTIMFWTVYAQMTTFSVSQATTMDRRIGKSFEIPAASLTVFFVGSILLTVAFYDRAVVPVCRRVLKNPQGLSPLQRIGVGLVFSIFAMIAAALTEIKRLKVAQSHGLTNDPNATIPRSVFWLVPQFFLVGAGEAFTYIGQLDFFLRECPKGMKTMSTGLFLSTLSLGFFFSSTLVTIVHKVTGEKTPWLADNLNRGRLYDFYWLLSILSVINLMLFLFCSRWYVYKEKRLADEGIELEEEESAAACH